A genome region from Glycine max cultivar Williams 82 chromosome 5, Glycine_max_v4.0, whole genome shotgun sequence includes the following:
- the LOC102665081 gene encoding uncharacterized protein: protein MATVGSVIKSPEISGLVPTLLKELCHPNEHTKYSFNILLQVRLLIMFSVVVSLAKQWAFEEPYVETITSENVLTWPHVVGKSLLIKSLVKHYTKHNLPDVRGLITIISGKQRQVQFAVCGMSK, encoded by the exons GTTGGGAGTGTGATAAAGAGTCCAGAAATATCTGGTCTTGTCCCTACTCTACTTAAGGAACTTTGTCATCCTAATGAGCATACAAAATATTCCTTTAATATTCTTCTTCAAGTAAG gcttttaataatgttttcaGTTGTGGTATCACTTGCTAAACAATGGGCATTTGAAGAACCTTATGTGGAGACAATAACTAGTGAAAATGTTTTGACATGGCCACATGTG GTTGGGAAGTCACTATTGATAAAGTCTTTGGTTAAGCATTACACGAAGCATAATTTGCCCGATGTGAGAGGTCTAATTACCATCATATCAG GGAAGCAAAGGCAGGTGCAGTTTGCAGTTTGTGGAATGTCCAAATGA